The following proteins come from a genomic window of Finegoldia magna ATCC 29328:
- the nox gene encoding H2O-forming NADH oxidase has translation MSKIVLIGANHAGTACANTILDNYKDEELVIFDQNSNISFLGCGMALWIGKQIKGPEKLFYCSKEVFEQKGATVHMETKVENIDYDKKIVYAKDKNGKEIQESYDKLVLATGSQPILPNIEGMDLENVQKVKIFQDAQSVIDKINHEEIKKVVVVGAGYIGTELAEAFKRLGKESTLIEHGDTVLRGYYDDKFCKKMEDNLRDHGVNLVFNEEVVKLEGTDGKVNKVITDKGEYDCDMVIMSIGFKPNSSLAKDHLKLNDHKAIITDKHQQTSDENVFAVGDSTVIFNNATGKFEYVALATNAVRSGIVAGHNVCGTKLESNGVQGSNGIKIYDLCMVSTGLTVRNAEKLGMEVEYTDFTDLQKPPFMEENNKEVTIRIVYDKNSREIKGCQIMSEYDISMMIHMFSLAIQEHVTIDKLALTDIFFLPHYNQPYNYVTMAAIQAL, from the coding sequence ATGAGTAAAATAGTTTTAATTGGAGCTAACCATGCAGGTACAGCTTGTGCAAACACAATATTGGACAATTACAAAGATGAAGAATTAGTAATTTTTGATCAAAACTCCAATATTTCATTCTTAGGATGTGGAATGGCATTGTGGATTGGAAAACAAATTAAAGGCCCAGAAAAATTATTTTATTGTAGCAAAGAGGTTTTCGAACAAAAAGGCGCGACAGTTCATATGGAAACGAAAGTAGAAAACATCGACTACGACAAAAAAATTGTTTATGCAAAAGACAAAAACGGAAAAGAAATTCAAGAATCTTACGACAAATTAGTATTAGCTACAGGATCTCAACCAATTTTACCAAACATTGAAGGAATGGATTTGGAAAATGTTCAAAAAGTTAAAATTTTCCAAGATGCACAATCAGTTATTGACAAGATAAATCACGAAGAAATCAAAAAAGTTGTAGTAGTAGGAGCTGGCTACATAGGAACAGAACTTGCAGAAGCTTTCAAGAGATTAGGAAAAGAATCTACATTGATTGAACACGGAGATACGGTGTTAAGAGGCTATTACGATGATAAATTCTGCAAAAAAATGGAAGATAACCTAAGAGATCACGGTGTAAATTTAGTATTTAATGAAGAAGTTGTAAAATTAGAAGGAACTGATGGCAAAGTAAATAAGGTTATAACTGATAAAGGTGAATACGATTGTGACATGGTAATAATGTCTATAGGATTCAAACCAAACAGCTCACTTGCAAAAGATCATTTGAAATTAAACGATCATAAAGCAATAATCACTGACAAACATCAACAAACTTCTGATGAAAATGTATTTGCAGTTGGAGATTCAACAGTTATTTTCAACAACGCAACAGGAAAATTTGAATACGTTGCATTGGCTACAAATGCTGTAAGAAGTGGTATAGTAGCTGGTCACAATGTTTGTGGAACAAAATTAGAATCAAACGGTGTGCAAGGATCAAACGGAATTAAGATTTACGATTTGTGCATGGTATCAACAGGTTTAACAGTTAGAAATGCTGAAAAATTGGGAATGGAAGTTGAATACACTGATTTCACAGATTTACAAAAGCCACCATTTATGGAAGAAAACAACAAAGAAGTTACTATCAGAATTGTTTACGACAAAAATTCACGCGAAATAAAAGGTTGTCAAATAATGAGTGAATATGATATTTCAATGATGATTCACATGTTCAGCTTGGCAATTCAAGAACACGTTACAATCGACAAACTAGCTCTAACTGATATATTCTTCTTGCCACATTACAACCAACCATACAACTATGTAACTATGGCTGCTATTCAAGCATTATAA
- a CDS encoding NAD(P)/FAD-dependent oxidoreductase, giving the protein MKVGIIGAGASGVFAALILKQNYIDTTVIERNANALKKIYATGNGRCNFTNRNVSYKNYHGENPKFTISAIKKFDNYDVIEFFNDMGIPEVELENGKIFPKSLQASSIVKQMMCLANHLEVEFIFDSFVDDVRKNGDVFEVKSNGSIYKFDYLIIACGSKAYKKSGSDGNGYILMKKLGHNIVKTHPGIVQLRLNGDSFKKMSGTKFKANAKLVVDGKEVFEFYHDVLFTDYGISGPTILQLSGEAIRAKNNGLDVKIRIDTVDLDENKLYEHLIYIISLNYYKKINELLVGLINDNLIEEVLNQAGINYDINVCELSKEEIYKLAHTLKNLEFSVSGYKDEDSGQITCGGVDTDEINPSTMESKKIKNLYIIGEIMDVDGDCGGYNLQWAFSSAYSCAMSIIKKEN; this is encoded by the coding sequence ATGAAAGTAGGAATTATTGGAGCAGGAGCTAGTGGGGTTTTTGCGGCATTGATTTTAAAACAAAATTACATAGACACAACTGTTATCGAAAGAAACGCCAACGCTTTGAAGAAAATTTATGCAACAGGTAATGGTAGATGCAATTTTACTAATAGAAATGTATCGTACAAGAATTATCATGGCGAAAATCCAAAATTCACGATCAGTGCCATCAAAAAATTTGATAACTACGATGTTATTGAATTTTTCAATGATATGGGAATTCCTGAGGTTGAGCTTGAAAATGGCAAGATTTTCCCAAAAAGTTTACAAGCTTCATCAATCGTAAAACAAATGATGTGTTTGGCAAATCATCTGGAAGTAGAATTTATTTTTGATAGCTTCGTCGATGATGTTAGAAAAAACGGCGATGTTTTTGAAGTGAAATCCAATGGATCGATTTACAAGTTTGATTATTTAATAATCGCTTGTGGGTCTAAAGCCTACAAAAAAAGCGGTTCTGATGGAAATGGATACATTCTCATGAAAAAATTGGGACACAATATCGTAAAAACTCACCCAGGAATTGTGCAATTGAGACTGAATGGAGATAGTTTCAAAAAAATGAGCGGAACTAAATTCAAGGCTAATGCAAAGTTAGTAGTGGACGGAAAAGAAGTTTTTGAATTTTATCACGATGTTTTGTTTACTGATTACGGAATTAGTGGGCCAACTATTTTGCAGTTATCAGGCGAAGCTATTAGAGCTAAAAATAATGGATTAGATGTTAAAATAAGAATAGATACTGTGGATCTGGATGAGAATAAATTGTACGAACACTTAATCTACATAATATCTTTAAATTATTATAAGAAAATAAATGAGTTGTTGGTCGGTTTGATTAACGATAACTTGATTGAAGAAGTTTTGAATCAAGCAGGTATAAATTATGATATTAATGTGTGCGAGCTAAGCAAGGAAGAAATTTACAAATTAGCCCATACATTGAAAAATTTGGAATTTAGTGTTAGTGGATACAAGGATGAGGATTCTGGTCAAATTACTTGTGGTGGAGTAGATACAGATGAAATCAATCCGTCTACTATGGAATCGAAAAAAATTAAAAATCTGTACATTATTGGTGAGATTATGGATGTCGACGGAGATTGTGGTGGATACAATCTTCAATGGGCTTTTTCATCGGCGTATTCTTGTGCGATGTCTATAATTAAAAAGGAGAACTAA
- a CDS encoding glutaredoxin family protein has protein sequence MDLKLYYKETCPFCKKVLRFIEKKGIKDVELVDIKADEANEKYLIEKGGMDQVPCLFIDEKPMYESMDIIKFLDEKFQ, from the coding sequence ATGGATTTAAAATTGTATTACAAAGAAACTTGCCCATTCTGCAAGAAAGTTTTAAGATTTATAGAAAAAAAAGGAATTAAGGATGTTGAATTAGTAGACATCAAAGCCGATGAGGCTAATGAAAAATACCTTATCGAAAAAGGTGGAATGGACCAAGTACCTTGTCTTTTCATTGATGAAAAGCCAATGTATGAATCAATGGATATTATAAAATTCTTGGATGAAAAATTTCAATAA
- a CDS encoding NAD(P)H-dependent oxidoreductase: MNKMQRKLVDLDNHGQKVRVGLVGCGKMGSGLVSQLSRIKGMRPSVIIDRHVDKCVTALRKAGVKDVDIVRTTDLKVAENAIKNNSFVVSDDYTLSYKLDMIDGVIDATGNPPFGTQLAVESIEHEKHTILLNVECDAVVGPILNEMAKKKGVVYTGSAGDEPGAIIQLSDFALGLGFKLLAVGKGKNNPLDNYTNEDILREEALSKGLVPKMLTSFVDGTNTMIELTAVANALGFTPDVLGCHGITTNIHDIADKFKLKEQGGILNNYNIVDFAFGVAPGVFAIVTHDTNEVHDLMEYLSMGKGPNYTLYRPYHLTSLETPLTIYDAIVEKEPTIYPKYGQVSDTITVAKRDIKKGQKIEGIGGHDCFGKITSHKHQMENNLLPMPIITEKTTAKVDIPKDTLITYDMVNLDEDHIITKLRKRQDELGL, translated from the coding sequence ATGAATAAAATGCAAAGAAAACTTGTTGACTTAGATAACCACGGTCAAAAAGTTAGAGTAGGTTTGGTTGGTTGTGGCAAAATGGGATCGGGTCTTGTAAGTCAGTTGAGTAGAATTAAAGGAATGAGACCTTCTGTTATTATAGATAGACACGTTGACAAGTGCGTGACTGCTTTGAGAAAAGCAGGCGTAAAAGATGTGGATATTGTCAGAACAACTGATTTGAAAGTTGCAGAAAATGCTATTAAAAATAATTCGTTTGTTGTAAGTGATGATTATACTTTGAGCTACAAGTTAGATATGATTGATGGAGTAATTGACGCTACAGGAAATCCTCCATTTGGAACACAACTTGCAGTAGAAAGCATTGAACACGAAAAACATACTATTTTATTAAATGTAGAATGTGATGCCGTTGTAGGACCAATTTTAAATGAAATGGCGAAGAAAAAAGGCGTCGTATACACTGGATCTGCTGGAGATGAGCCAGGCGCTATAATACAACTGTCGGATTTTGCGCTTGGATTGGGATTCAAATTGTTAGCTGTTGGTAAGGGCAAGAACAATCCATTGGATAATTACACTAATGAAGATATTTTAAGAGAAGAAGCATTGTCAAAAGGATTAGTTCCAAAAATGTTGACATCATTTGTAGATGGAACGAACACTATGATTGAACTTACAGCTGTAGCAAATGCGTTGGGATTCACTCCTGATGTTTTGGGTTGTCACGGAATTACAACAAACATTCACGACATCGCAGACAAATTCAAATTAAAAGAACAAGGTGGTATTTTAAATAACTATAACATAGTTGATTTTGCTTTTGGAGTTGCGCCGGGAGTTTTTGCGATTGTAACTCACGACACAAACGAGGTTCACGATTTGATGGAATATTTGTCAATGGGTAAAGGACCGAACTATACTTTGTACAGACCATATCATTTGACAAGTTTGGAAACTCCACTTACAATTTACGATGCAATTGTAGAAAAAGAACCAACAATTTATCCAAAATATGGTCAAGTTTCCGATACAATCACAGTTGCAAAAAGAGACATCAAAAAAGGCCAAAAAATTGAAGGAATTGGTGGACACGACTGTTTCGGTAAAATAACATCACACAAGCATCAAATGGAAAATAATTTGTTGCCAATGCCAATCATCACAGAAAAAACAACCGCAAAAGTTGATATACCAAAAGACACATTGATTACTTACGACATGGTTAATTTGGATGAAGATCATATCATTACAAAACTTCGTAAGAGACAAGATGAATTGGGATTATAA
- the dnaX gene encoding DNA polymerase III subunit gamma/tau — MQAIYRKYRPDTFDKVYGQKHITDILKNQIETKNISHAYIFSGSRGTGKTSCAKIFARAINCLDLQNGNPCNKCENCQSSLEESTLDIVEMDAASNRRIDDIRELRDKVIYPPTKLKYKVYIIDEAHMITNEGFNALLKIMEEPPKHLVFILATTEIDKIPQTILSRCQRYEFKMINSKDISDNIKYILNDLNRKMDDDAIELIANKADGAMRDALSILDQVLSIEKENITKQDINDILGIVDNKGIFKLVNSIIKKDATDVLGNLYTISHNKPVENVMDELLNHFRNLLLSKNGLEKIRQNNTQYNDDYNAQSELITNRQIVESMSIIIEHQKKLKQADNQKALLEILVMRLIDYIDYDDLIARVNTLEDKLNNIEQNGIKINSTKELSEFDEKIDKKIEISQKSSKKEAKQDELSDKNDIIKIDEKIDDKVEEVVENEDSFGKLREVLREFDKIPKELADDINASLENDRLILKTNQLYLYTLLPHKKVIEQLLKPHYDFKVLDLQIDNEKEEKGNESVKKLQNLFGKNVQIIEK, encoded by the coding sequence ATGCAAGCTATTTATAGAAAATATAGGCCGGATACTTTCGACAAAGTTTACGGGCAAAAACATATAACTGATATTTTAAAAAATCAAATCGAAACGAAAAATATTTCACATGCATACATTTTTTCAGGATCAAGAGGAACTGGTAAAACAAGTTGTGCGAAAATTTTTGCGAGAGCTATTAACTGCTTGGATTTACAAAATGGAAATCCTTGTAACAAATGCGAAAATTGTCAGAGTTCGTTGGAAGAATCAACATTAGATATCGTTGAAATGGATGCTGCTAGTAACAGAAGAATTGATGATATAAGAGAACTACGTGATAAAGTAATTTATCCACCTACAAAACTCAAATATAAAGTCTATATTATAGACGAAGCTCACATGATTACTAATGAAGGATTTAATGCATTACTTAAAATCATGGAAGAACCACCAAAACATTTGGTGTTCATTTTAGCCACGACTGAAATCGACAAGATTCCACAAACTATTTTATCAAGATGTCAACGTTACGAATTCAAAATGATAAATTCTAAGGATATTTCGGATAATATCAAATACATTTTGAACGATTTGAATAGAAAAATGGACGACGATGCGATTGAGCTCATTGCAAATAAAGCGGATGGAGCAATGAGAGATGCATTATCTATTTTGGATCAAGTTTTAAGCATTGAAAAAGAAAATATAACAAAACAAGATATAAATGATATACTTGGTATTGTTGACAATAAAGGAATCTTCAAACTTGTTAATAGCATAATAAAAAAAGATGCTACAGATGTTTTGGGTAATTTGTACACAATATCACATAACAAACCTGTCGAAAATGTTATGGATGAGTTGTTGAATCATTTTAGAAACTTGTTGCTATCAAAAAATGGACTTGAAAAAATTAGACAGAATAACACCCAATACAATGATGATTATAATGCACAATCTGAATTAATCACTAATAGGCAAATAGTAGAAAGCATGTCGATCATAATTGAGCATCAGAAAAAATTAAAACAGGCGGATAATCAAAAAGCTCTTCTTGAAATTTTGGTTATGCGACTTATAGATTACATCGATTATGATGATTTGATTGCTAGAGTGAATACGTTGGAAGATAAGCTCAATAATATTGAACAAAATGGAATTAAAATCAATTCTACAAAAGAACTATCAGAATTTGACGAGAAAATCGATAAAAAAATAGAAATTTCACAAAAATCTTCAAAAAAAGAAGCAAAACAAGATGAATTATCTGATAAAAATGATATAATAAAGATTGATGAAAAAATCGACGATAAGGTAGAAGAAGTTGTCGAAAATGAGGATTCATTTGGAAAACTAAGAGAAGTTTTAAGAGAATTCGACAAAATTCCTAAAGAATTAGCTGATGATATCAATGCTAGTTTGGAAAATGATAGACTGATTTTGAAGACTAATCAGTTGTATTTGTATACTTTGCTTCCTCACAAAAAAGTTATTGAACAGTTGCTTAAACCACATTACGATTTCAAGGTTTTAGATTTACAAATTGATAATGAGAAAGAGGAAAAAGGAAACGAAAGCGTTAAAAAATTACAGAATTTGTTTGGAAAAAATGTCCAAATAATTGAAAAATAG
- a CDS encoding ZIP family metal transporter — MIKNIDPFLLTMLGLILPGLLTGVGAIPVFFTRNVNQGKLDVFLGAAAGVMLSATCFSLILPSIEENGGGFRGVLISSLGILAGAVFLDLIDKYSPHEHLLDKRVEGNPSDSLKKIWLFVIAITIHNFPEGMATGVGFGGNSIAHGLPIAIGIGLQNMPEGLAVALALVRENYTVKKAFLIALFTGLVEPVGAFLGYGLVTWFSPILGFILAFAGGAMLFVISDEIIPETHSNGYERQATYGIIIGFIIMMILDVALG, encoded by the coding sequence ATGATAAAAAATATTGACCCATTTTTATTGACTATGTTAGGGTTGATATTGCCTGGACTTCTTACTGGAGTCGGTGCAATTCCCGTTTTTTTCACTAGAAATGTTAATCAAGGTAAGTTAGATGTATTTTTAGGGGCTGCTGCAGGGGTTATGCTTTCTGCAACTTGTTTTTCATTAATTTTACCTAGTATCGAAGAAAACGGTGGAGGTTTTAGAGGAGTTTTAATCTCGTCACTTGGAATTTTAGCAGGAGCTGTATTTTTAGATTTAATCGACAAATACTCTCCACACGAACATTTATTGGATAAAAGAGTTGAAGGAAATCCTTCAGATTCTTTGAAAAAAATATGGCTATTTGTAATTGCAATTACAATTCACAATTTCCCAGAAGGTATGGCAACTGGAGTTGGCTTTGGTGGAAATTCAATAGCACACGGTCTTCCTATCGCAATAGGAATTGGTTTACAAAATATGCCTGAAGGTTTGGCGGTTGCTTTGGCTTTGGTCAGAGAAAATTATACTGTGAAAAAAGCTTTTTTAATAGCATTATTTACAGGATTAGTAGAACCTGTCGGAGCTTTTTTAGGTTACGGACTTGTAACTTGGTTCTCACCTATTCTAGGATTTATTTTGGCTTTCGCAGGAGGTGCGATGCTTTTTGTAATTAGCGACGAAATTATTCCAGAAACTCATAGCAATGGATACGAACGCCAAGCGACTTACGGAATTATAATTGGATTTATCATAATGATGATTTTAGATGTTGCTCTTGGCTAA
- a CDS encoding fructose-1,6-bisphosphatase, which translates to MNNLKYLKLLAKEFPTIEQAANKIISLTSLSVLPKGTEYFLSDLHGQYDSFNRIIKSASGNTRIKIDLEFKDKLSESRKNQLANLIYDPKTIINITKENDEYTETWIRDTIFYLIRIAKRVASKYSRQKVRNQTPFYYRDLIDEMLNIQYESLNKKEYFNQLLDSIIKIEVSENFIITLCELIQDLNIDWLHIVGDIFDRGKRPDIIMDTLIAKKDVDIQYGNHDVTWIGAYLGSYVNACNVVRNAISYNNFQSLEDGYGINLRLLSTLADESYYDDPCERFKVRILDDNKHSETDLLHAARMHKAISIIQFKLENQLFKRNPEFEQLDRLYLERIDFKNGIYKDANGKAHALLDIKFPTVDPDNPLELTPSEQEVVECISKSFRTSHRLKEHMDFLFSYGSVYKIANSNLLFHGCIPMNKDGSFEEFTYQSNTYSGKSLLDFFEGIINSARNMDDNDPDRQTALDFFWYMWCGPKSPMFGKSKISTFENFFITDKDVRKEVSNPYFSLSKIEKYADKIFEEFNMNPETSHIINGHVPVKSINGEKPVSANGKTYVIDGGISEAYQKKTGIAGYTLTFNSHHLAIAKHKNFQVMESVHGAYTPEVTITEEFPKRMLIKDTDEGEEILELIEDLESLIDAYRSGTIQQNSN; encoded by the coding sequence TTGAACAATTTAAAATATTTGAAATTACTTGCAAAAGAATTTCCTACGATTGAACAAGCTGCTAATAAAATAATAAGTTTGACTTCTTTGTCAGTGTTACCAAAAGGCACGGAGTACTTTTTATCAGATTTACACGGACAATATGATAGCTTCAATAGAATTATAAAAAGTGCTTCAGGTAATACTAGAATTAAAATTGATCTTGAATTCAAAGACAAATTATCAGAATCAAGAAAAAATCAGTTGGCCAATTTAATTTACGACCCTAAGACGATTATCAATATAACAAAGGAAAACGATGAATACACGGAAACATGGATTAGAGATACCATTTTTTATTTAATAAGAATAGCAAAACGAGTTGCGAGCAAATATTCCAGACAAAAAGTCAGAAACCAGACTCCTTTTTATTACAGAGATTTGATTGATGAAATGCTCAACATTCAGTATGAATCTTTAAACAAAAAAGAATATTTTAACCAACTTTTGGATAGTATCATTAAAATAGAAGTTAGCGAAAATTTTATAATAACTTTGTGTGAATTAATTCAGGATTTAAATATCGACTGGCTTCACATAGTGGGAGATATTTTCGACAGAGGAAAAAGGCCAGACATTATTATGGATACATTAATTGCAAAAAAAGATGTGGATATTCAATACGGAAACCATGATGTAACATGGATTGGTGCATATCTTGGAAGTTATGTAAATGCATGCAATGTTGTTAGAAATGCTATAAGTTATAATAATTTTCAATCTTTGGAAGATGGCTACGGAATTAATTTGAGATTATTGTCTACTTTGGCAGATGAATCATACTACGACGATCCTTGCGAAAGATTCAAAGTTAGAATCTTGGATGATAATAAACACTCAGAAACGGATTTGCTACATGCCGCAAGAATGCACAAGGCTATTTCAATCATTCAATTCAAATTGGAGAACCAACTTTTTAAGAGAAATCCAGAATTCGAACAGTTGGACAGATTATATCTAGAAAGAATCGACTTTAAAAATGGAATTTACAAGGATGCAAATGGTAAAGCTCATGCGCTTTTGGATATAAAATTCCCTACAGTTGATCCTGACAATCCTCTAGAGTTAACACCAAGTGAACAAGAAGTTGTCGAATGCATTTCAAAATCATTCAGAACAAGTCACAGATTAAAAGAACACATGGACTTTTTATTCTCCTATGGTTCTGTTTACAAAATAGCAAACAGCAATTTACTTTTTCATGGATGTATTCCTATGAACAAGGACGGAAGTTTTGAAGAATTTACGTATCAATCTAACACATACAGCGGCAAATCGCTTTTGGATTTCTTTGAAGGAATTATTAATTCGGCAAGAAACATGGATGACAATGATCCTGACAGACAAACTGCGTTGGACTTTTTCTGGTACATGTGGTGTGGTCCAAAATCACCAATGTTCGGAAAAAGCAAAATATCAACATTTGAAAACTTCTTCATCACTGACAAAGATGTCAGAAAAGAAGTAAGTAATCCTTATTTCAGTTTAAGTAAAATTGAAAAATACGCAGACAAAATATTCGAAGAATTCAATATGAATCCTGAAACTTCTCACATAATTAACGGCCATGTCCCAGTTAAAAGCATCAACGGAGAAAAACCAGTGTCTGCTAATGGCAAAACTTATGTAATTGATGGTGGAATTTCCGAAGCCTACCAAAAGAAAACTGGAATTGCTGGTTATACATTGACATTTAACTCGCATCACTTGGCAATAGCAAAGCATAAGAATTTTCAAGTTATGGAATCAGTTCATGGTGCATACACGCCAGAAGTTACAATTACAGAAGAATTTCCAAAAAGAATGCTCATAAAAGATACAGATGAAGGAGAAGAAATCCTTGAGCTTATCGAAGATTTGGAAAGTTTAATCGATGCATATAGAAGCGGAACAATTCAACAAAATTCAAATTAA
- a CDS encoding YbaB/EbfC family nucleoid-associated protein — protein sequence MGNKFRGGMPGMGNMGNMMKQMQKMQRQMEETQKRLEETEVTATSGGGAIEVVANGKKEIVSIKIDEDLVKDGDVEMLQDMVMVAVNDAIKKVLDMSESELGKITGGINIPGF from the coding sequence ATGGGAAATAAATTTAGAGGCGGAATGCCTGGCATGGGAAACATGGGAAACATGATGAAACAAATGCAAAAAATGCAAAGACAAATGGAAGAAACTCAAAAAAGATTAGAAGAAACTGAAGTTACTGCAACTAGTGGTGGTGGAGCTATTGAAGTTGTAGCAAACGGAAAAAAAGAAATAGTTTCTATTAAAATAGATGAAGATTTGGTAAAAGACGGCGATGTTGAAATGCTTCAAGACATGGTTATGGTTGCAGTTAATGATGCAATTAAAAAAGTATTGGACATGAGTGAGTCTGAACTTGGTAAAATCACTGGAGGAATCAATATTCCAGGATTCTAA
- a CDS encoding AzlC family ABC transporter permease → MDSNRIKEAIKFSTPIMLGYIPIAMAFGLLCKGQNISMLDSTLFSFVFYSGAAQFMAVELLGAGVGMFSIVLSVFLLNLRLFIMSTSLGIHTENVNPKALPAVGFMLTDEAFSVMSFNKDKLNTEFALAVEFGPYLAWGIFTPVGYLIGQLMPKSVQTSLEVGLTAMFIALVVPSIKKSSNGLVVSLIGVITYAIIFYLKFIPSGWDIILAILLSSYIGLKVIMKRGQNV, encoded by the coding sequence ATGGATTCAAATAGAATTAAAGAAGCAATCAAATTTTCGACTCCAATTATGTTGGGATATATTCCTATTGCAATGGCTTTTGGATTGTTGTGCAAAGGTCAAAACATTAGCATGTTGGATTCGACTTTGTTTTCTTTTGTTTTCTATTCTGGAGCAGCGCAATTCATGGCAGTTGAATTGTTAGGTGCAGGAGTGGGTATGTTTTCTATCGTGCTGTCGGTATTTTTATTGAATTTAAGACTGTTCATAATGTCGACTTCTTTGGGAATTCATACAGAAAACGTAAATCCCAAAGCTCTTCCTGCTGTTGGATTTATGTTGACAGATGAAGCATTTTCGGTGATGAGTTTTAACAAAGATAAACTTAACACAGAATTTGCGTTGGCAGTTGAATTTGGACCTTATTTGGCGTGGGGAATATTTACACCGGTTGGATATTTAATAGGACAATTAATGCCAAAATCAGTCCAAACATCACTTGAAGTCGGACTTACTGCGATGTTTATCGCACTTGTAGTACCATCGATTAAGAAAAGCTCAAACGGTTTGGTGGTTAGTTTAATTGGTGTAATAACTTATGCAATTATTTTTTATTTGAAATTTATACCATCTGGATGGGATATAATCTTAGCAATTTTATTATCATCATACATCGGATTGAAAGTAATTATGAAAAGAGGTCAAAATGTATAA
- a CDS encoding AzlD domain-containing protein has translation MYNIILILLCSLVTAVPKIIPLKYLKGKQLSRQTAEFLNIIPYTSLSIMVIRGILTASSEMLIPTIVASIVAIIIAYLKENVGLTIILAVLTAFVCLKFF, from the coding sequence ATGTATAATATAATTTTAATTTTATTATGTAGCTTAGTTACAGCTGTTCCTAAGATAATACCTCTTAAATATTTAAAAGGAAAACAACTTTCTAGACAAACTGCTGAATTTTTAAACATAATACCATATACATCATTAAGTATTATGGTTATAAGAGGGATTCTAACAGCTTCAAGTGAAATGTTAATTCCTACAATTGTAGCTTCAATCGTAGCGATTATTATAGCTTATTTGAAAGAAAATGTTGGACTAACAATTATATTAGCAGTTCTAACAGCATTTGTTTGTTTGAAATTTTTCTAA
- the recR gene encoding recombination mediator RecR: protein MSLYPKAMDELIKNLSNLPTIGRKSARRLAYRIIDMDPKKVDELVESIVNVKTNIRPCANCGNLTDKKLCDICSDQKRDNSVITVVEDSMNVISIEKTGEYNGKYHVLGGLLSPRDNIAPQDLNLENLFLRCKKDYVKEVILALSPTTNGDLTTNFIIEVLKNEEYNVKVSRIAMGVPLGANLEYYDEMSLYKAILDRREIK from the coding sequence TTGTCACTATACCCTAAAGCAATGGACGAATTGATTAAAAATTTGTCCAATTTGCCAACCATTGGCAGAAAAAGTGCGAGAAGATTAGCTTATAGAATTATAGACATGGATCCTAAAAAAGTCGATGAGCTTGTAGAAAGCATTGTAAATGTGAAGACTAACATTAGACCATGTGCTAATTGTGGAAATCTTACTGATAAAAAATTATGTGATATTTGTTCCGATCAAAAAAGAGATAACAGTGTGATAACTGTCGTTGAAGATTCAATGAATGTAATTTCAATTGAAAAAACTGGAGAATACAACGGGAAATATCACGTTTTAGGAGGATTATTATCTCCAAGAGATAATATAGCTCCACAAGATTTGAATTTGGAAAATTTGTTTTTGAGATGCAAAAAAGATTATGTAAAGGAAGTTATCCTAGCATTATCACCAACAACTAACGGAGATTTAACAACTAACTTCATCATAGAAGTTCTTAAAAATGAAGAATATAACGTAAAAGTTTCCAGAATTGCGATGGGAGTACCATTGGGAGCTAATTTGGAATATTATGACGAAATGAGCTTGTACAAAGCTATTTTGGATAGAAGAGAAATAAAATAA